Proteins encoded by one window of Emticicia oligotrophica DSM 17448:
- a CDS encoding DUF3276 family protein — MEREDRDKIYSKRVRAGKRTYFFDVRSTRSSDYYLTITESRRFQKDGGFVFEKSKMFVYKEDFNKFLDALQETVEHIKSELMPDYDFDQFKNEETSNNAEALDDDYASGGSDLKWD; from the coding sequence GTGGAAAGAGAAGACAGAGACAAAATTTACTCCAAGCGTGTAAGAGCGGGTAAACGTACTTATTTCTTCGATGTAAGAAGTACTCGTTCGAGCGACTACTACCTAACTATTACTGAAAGCCGTCGTTTCCAAAAAGATGGTGGATTTGTTTTCGAAAAAAGCAAGATGTTCGTTTACAAAGAAGATTTCAACAAGTTCTTGGATGCACTTCAAGAAACAGTTGAGCACATTAAGAGCGAACTAATGCCTGATTACGATTTCGACCAATTCAAAAATGAAGAAACCAGCAATAATGCTGAAGCCCTCGATGACGATTATGCAAGTGGCGGTTCAGATTTAAAGTGGGATTAG